Proteins encoded within one genomic window of Pygocentrus nattereri isolate fPygNat1 chromosome 11, fPygNat1.pri, whole genome shotgun sequence:
- the nfatc3b gene encoding nuclear factor of activated T-cells, cytoplasmic 3 isoform X2: MTAANCGGEELDFRLMFGEDAQLTSPGHTDASTDNGAPCYLLSPLQEELVVQQPPGVQGGPLSSSHAAPSSRYCTVDSPSRVFDCPSIQITSIPASCHQDTMVGLQDGVHHVEQQRASGPLASRDQLYLSLDPSYRDTAALCPSPCSSLSSRSWLSDASSCESFSHIYDDVEAELNEAAARVRLGSPLMSPQGSPLPSPLTSPQASPQVSPMVSPFGSPSCAYGEDSWFRYQQQQQQLLYTCSLSPHQSPYQSPRASITEETWLSPRPHSSSSSRPSSRPTSPYGKRPYSSSEAVPGSSSPHLSPCPSPSHSPRGSVTEETWLVSPAAMAASFQASSSEIDIPTKTRKTFQSQEPTSLLPVHGDPGLKDQSFISPSLDSNLSLPTLKKEDIVEHFLSVPSAFAWGKPKQTQTPLFRPTSLPPLDSPLPSQYGQCELKLEIQPKPHHRAHYETEGSRGAIKSACGRHPIVKLIGYSEKPVSLQMFIGTADDRHARPHAFYQVHRITGKTVATPSQEVLIGSTKILEIPLLPENNMSASIDCAGILKLRNSDIELRKGETDIGRKNTRVRAVFRVHIPQATGTVLSLQVASIPIECSQRSAQELPQIERFSPPSGSVTGGQEMLIIGPNITPESKVIFLEKGPDGKTQWEVDAKIVCEKCTDTSIVVKIPPYHKRILTSSTQVQFYISNGKRKRSPAQRFHYISVQVKQECNVGDDVEDHGNPLDQWLYSGGPVCVPSSTQLSYSPMGSSYLDQHPLDGSFSTGHGLHSIFNPPSLDFSKQSYQGPPQNLSYNGQPSLPSDLASGGKLSPLVSEHAASLTGIGHHGSAGGVHPVNQISAPRYNEGYLSPSLGSNQPDLSCPNHYTSSPGHADLAGLPKSSSSLESPISHPPLASTVVPSTSPLNREALINLKSAKTLSPQADGTSGTETSLGPGASEDDSLDGKMLNIKQEPAEEKELSFQSIGLQDITLDDVSEIIVRDLFQSPDPSEDAHNVP; this comes from the exons ATGACCGCTGCGAACTGCGGCGGCGAGGAGCTGGATTTCAGACTCATGTTTGGGGAGGACGCTCAGCTGACGTCGCCAGGCCACACAG ACGCCAGTACAGATAATGGTGCCCCCTGCTACCTCCTCTCTCCGCTCCAGGAGGAGCTTGTTGTCCAGCAGCCTCCAGGGGTTCAGGGTGGCCCTCTTTCCTCTAGCCATGCTGCTCCCAGTTCCAGGTACTGCACTGTGGATTCCCCTAGCCGTGTGTTTGATTGCCCCAGCATCCAGATCACCTCCATCCCAGCCAGCTGTCACCAGGACACCATGGTTGGCCTCCAGGATGGGGTGCACCATGTGGAGCAGCAGAGAGCTTCTGGGCCTCTGGCATCCCGTGACCAGCTGTACCTGAGTCTGGACCCATCCTACAGAGATACAGCAGCGCTGTGCCCGAGCCCCTGCAGCAGCCTGTCATCCCGCAGCTGGCTCTCAGACGCCTCCTCATGCGAATCTTTCTCTCACATTTACGATGACGTGGAAGCAGAGCTGAATGAAGCAGCAGCCCGCGTTCGCTTGGGTTCACCACTCATGTCACCCCAGGGCTCTCCTCTGCCCTCTCCGCTTACATCCCCCCAGGCATCCCCACAGGTTTCCCCTATGGTGTCCCCTTTTGGCTCACCCAGTTGTGCATACGGAGAAGACTCTTGGTTCAGatatcagcagcagcagcagcagctcctctATACCTGTTCTCTCTCGCCCCACCAGTCACCCTACCAATCACCACGCGCCAGCATTACAGAGGAAACCTGGCTCAGCCCCCGGCCGCACTCATCCTCTTCCTCTAGGCCTTCCTCTCGTCCCACTTCTCCATATGGAAAGAGGCCATATTCCAGCTCTGAGGCTGTACCAGGATCATCCTCGCCACATCTTTCTCCCTGCCCAAGTCCATCTCACTCTCCACGGGGCAGCGTCACAGAGGAGACCTGGTTGGTAAGCCCTGCAGCTATGGCTGCATCCTTCCAGGCCTCTTCATCTGAGATCGACATTCCTACTAAAACCAGAAAGACTTTCCAAAGTCAGGAACCCACATCCCTGCTGCCTGTGCATGGAGATCCAGGGCTAAAAGATCAGAGCTTTATATCTCCATCTCTGGATTCAAATTTGTCACTGCCCACCCTGAAGAAAGAGGACATAGTGGAACATTTCTTATCCGTCCCTTCAGCTTTTGCCTGGGGAAAACCTAAACAAACGCAAACTCCTTTATTCAG GCCCACATCTTTACCCCCACTGGACTCCCCTCTGCCCAGTCAGTATGGGCAGTGTGAGCTAAAGTTGGAGATACAGCCCAAACCCCACCACAGAGCGCATTATGAGACAGAGGGCAGTCGAGGAGCAATAAAATCAGCGTGTGGACGACACCCTATTGTAAAG CTCATAGGTTACAGTGAAAAGCCAGTGAGCCTACAGATGTTCATTGGGACAGCAGATGATCGTCACGCGAGACCACACGCGTTCTATCAGGTGCACAGGATTACTGGCAAAACAGTGGCCACTCCAAGCCAGGAGGTGCTGATTGGCAGCACAAAAATTCTCGAAATTCCGCTTCTCCCTGAAAACAACATGTCCGCCAG CATCGACTGTGCTGGGATTCTGAAGCTCAGAAACTCTGACATTGAGCTGCggaagggagagacagacattgGACGCAAGAACACGCGTGTGCGGGCTGTGTTCCGTGTACATATTCCCCAGGCCACTGGGACAGTCCTGTCATTACAGGTGGCCTCCATACCTATAGAGTGCT CTCAACGGTCAGCCCAGGAACTGCCTCAGATAGAGCGGTTCAGCCCTCCCTCTGGCTCTGTGACTGGAGGTCAGGAGATGCTGATCATAGGCCCAAATATCACCCCAGAATCGAAGGTCATCTTCCTAGAAAAGGGCCCTG ATGGCAAAACTCAGTGGGAGGTGGATGCAAAAATAGTTTGTGAAAAGTGTACAGAT ACAAGCATTGTGGTGAAGATCCCTCCATATCATAAGAGGATCTTAACGTCCTCCACTCAGGTACAGTTTTACATCAGCAATGGCAAGAGAAAGAGGAGCCCTGCTCAGCGATTCCACTATATCTCAG TGCAGGTAAAGCAGGAATGTAATGTTGGAGATGATGTAGAGGACCATGGCAACCCTCTGGatcagtggctctactccggaGGTCCAGTTTGTGTTCCATCCTCAACTCAGCTGAGCTACTCTCCAATGGGTTCCTCCTATCTTGATCAACATCCTCTGGATGGTAGCTTTAGCACTGGACATGGGCTTCACTCAATATTCAACCCACCATCTCTGGATTTCTCCAAGCAGTCATACCAGGGACCTCCACAGAACCTATCCTACAATGGACAGCCCAGTCTTCCCAGTGACCTCGCCAGTGGGGGTAAATTGTCACCCCTTGTGTCAGAGCATGCAGCCTCTTTAACGGGAATTGGACATCATGGTTCTGCTGGAGGTGTTCATCCTGTGAATCAAATCTCTGCCCCAAGATATAACGAGGGCTACCTTAGCCCTTCCTTAGGTTCAAACCAGCCTGACCTAAGTTGCCCAAACCATTATACATCCAGTCCTGGTCATGCGGATCTGGCTGGGCTGCCAAAGTCATCCTCCTCTCTGGAGTCTCCTATCTCCCACCCCCCTTTGGCTTCTACAGTAGTGCCTTCTACCTCACCCTTAAACAGAGAAGCCCTTATAAACCTGAAGTCTGCCAAAACTCTGTCTCCTCAGGCAGATGGGACAAGTGGGACAGAGACCTCTTTGGGTCCTGGAGCTTCAGAAGATGACTCCTTGGATGGAAAGATGCTTAACATTAAACAAGAACCAGCAGAAGAGAAGGAGCTTAGTTTCCAGTCCATTGGGCTACAGGATATAACTCTTGATGATG tgaGTGAGATCATTGTCAGAGACTTGTTCCAGAGTCCGGACCCTTCAGAGGATGCTCATAACGTGCCATAG
- the nfatc3b gene encoding nuclear factor of activated T-cells, cytoplasmic 3 isoform X1, which translates to MTAANCGGEELDFRLMFGEDAQLTSPGHTDASTDNGAPCYLLSPLQEELVVQQPPGVQGGPLSSSHAAPSSRYCTVDSPSRVFDCPSIQITSIPASCHQDTMVGLQDGVHHVEQQRASGPLASRDQLYLSLDPSYRDTAALCPSPCSSLSSRSWLSDASSCESFSHIYDDVEAELNEAAARVRLGSPLMSPQGSPLPSPLTSPQASPQVSPMVSPFGSPSCAYGEDSWFRYQQQQQQLLYTCSLSPHQSPYQSPRASITEETWLSPRPHSSSSSRPSSRPTSPYGKRPYSSSEAVPGSSSPHLSPCPSPSHSPRGSVTEETWLVSPAAMAASFQASSSEIDIPTKTRKTFQSQEPTSLLPVHGDPGLKDQSFISPSLDSNLSLPTLKKEDIVEHFLSVPSAFAWGKPKQTQTPLFRPTSLPPLDSPLPSQYGQCELKLEIQPKPHHRAHYETEGSRGAIKSACGRHPIVKLIGYSEKPVSLQMFIGTADDRHARPHAFYQVHRITGKTVATPSQEVLIGSTKILEIPLLPENNMSASIDCAGILKLRNSDIELRKGETDIGRKNTRVRAVFRVHIPQATGTVLSLQVASIPIECSQRSAQELPQIERFSPPSGSVTGGQEMLIIGPNITPESKVIFLEKGPDGKTQWEVDAKIVCEKCTDTSIVVKIPPYHKRILTSSTQVQFYISNGKRKRSPAQRFHYISAVQVKQECNVGDDVEDHGNPLDQWLYSGGPVCVPSSTQLSYSPMGSSYLDQHPLDGSFSTGHGLHSIFNPPSLDFSKQSYQGPPQNLSYNGQPSLPSDLASGGKLSPLVSEHAASLTGIGHHGSAGGVHPVNQISAPRYNEGYLSPSLGSNQPDLSCPNHYTSSPGHADLAGLPKSSSSLESPISHPPLASTVVPSTSPLNREALINLKSAKTLSPQADGTSGTETSLGPGASEDDSLDGKMLNIKQEPAEEKELSFQSIGLQDITLDDVSEIIVRDLFQSPDPSEDAHNVP; encoded by the exons ATGACCGCTGCGAACTGCGGCGGCGAGGAGCTGGATTTCAGACTCATGTTTGGGGAGGACGCTCAGCTGACGTCGCCAGGCCACACAG ACGCCAGTACAGATAATGGTGCCCCCTGCTACCTCCTCTCTCCGCTCCAGGAGGAGCTTGTTGTCCAGCAGCCTCCAGGGGTTCAGGGTGGCCCTCTTTCCTCTAGCCATGCTGCTCCCAGTTCCAGGTACTGCACTGTGGATTCCCCTAGCCGTGTGTTTGATTGCCCCAGCATCCAGATCACCTCCATCCCAGCCAGCTGTCACCAGGACACCATGGTTGGCCTCCAGGATGGGGTGCACCATGTGGAGCAGCAGAGAGCTTCTGGGCCTCTGGCATCCCGTGACCAGCTGTACCTGAGTCTGGACCCATCCTACAGAGATACAGCAGCGCTGTGCCCGAGCCCCTGCAGCAGCCTGTCATCCCGCAGCTGGCTCTCAGACGCCTCCTCATGCGAATCTTTCTCTCACATTTACGATGACGTGGAAGCAGAGCTGAATGAAGCAGCAGCCCGCGTTCGCTTGGGTTCACCACTCATGTCACCCCAGGGCTCTCCTCTGCCCTCTCCGCTTACATCCCCCCAGGCATCCCCACAGGTTTCCCCTATGGTGTCCCCTTTTGGCTCACCCAGTTGTGCATACGGAGAAGACTCTTGGTTCAGatatcagcagcagcagcagcagctcctctATACCTGTTCTCTCTCGCCCCACCAGTCACCCTACCAATCACCACGCGCCAGCATTACAGAGGAAACCTGGCTCAGCCCCCGGCCGCACTCATCCTCTTCCTCTAGGCCTTCCTCTCGTCCCACTTCTCCATATGGAAAGAGGCCATATTCCAGCTCTGAGGCTGTACCAGGATCATCCTCGCCACATCTTTCTCCCTGCCCAAGTCCATCTCACTCTCCACGGGGCAGCGTCACAGAGGAGACCTGGTTGGTAAGCCCTGCAGCTATGGCTGCATCCTTCCAGGCCTCTTCATCTGAGATCGACATTCCTACTAAAACCAGAAAGACTTTCCAAAGTCAGGAACCCACATCCCTGCTGCCTGTGCATGGAGATCCAGGGCTAAAAGATCAGAGCTTTATATCTCCATCTCTGGATTCAAATTTGTCACTGCCCACCCTGAAGAAAGAGGACATAGTGGAACATTTCTTATCCGTCCCTTCAGCTTTTGCCTGGGGAAAACCTAAACAAACGCAAACTCCTTTATTCAG GCCCACATCTTTACCCCCACTGGACTCCCCTCTGCCCAGTCAGTATGGGCAGTGTGAGCTAAAGTTGGAGATACAGCCCAAACCCCACCACAGAGCGCATTATGAGACAGAGGGCAGTCGAGGAGCAATAAAATCAGCGTGTGGACGACACCCTATTGTAAAG CTCATAGGTTACAGTGAAAAGCCAGTGAGCCTACAGATGTTCATTGGGACAGCAGATGATCGTCACGCGAGACCACACGCGTTCTATCAGGTGCACAGGATTACTGGCAAAACAGTGGCCACTCCAAGCCAGGAGGTGCTGATTGGCAGCACAAAAATTCTCGAAATTCCGCTTCTCCCTGAAAACAACATGTCCGCCAG CATCGACTGTGCTGGGATTCTGAAGCTCAGAAACTCTGACATTGAGCTGCggaagggagagacagacattgGACGCAAGAACACGCGTGTGCGGGCTGTGTTCCGTGTACATATTCCCCAGGCCACTGGGACAGTCCTGTCATTACAGGTGGCCTCCATACCTATAGAGTGCT CTCAACGGTCAGCCCAGGAACTGCCTCAGATAGAGCGGTTCAGCCCTCCCTCTGGCTCTGTGACTGGAGGTCAGGAGATGCTGATCATAGGCCCAAATATCACCCCAGAATCGAAGGTCATCTTCCTAGAAAAGGGCCCTG ATGGCAAAACTCAGTGGGAGGTGGATGCAAAAATAGTTTGTGAAAAGTGTACAGAT ACAAGCATTGTGGTGAAGATCCCTCCATATCATAAGAGGATCTTAACGTCCTCCACTCAGGTACAGTTTTACATCAGCAATGGCAAGAGAAAGAGGAGCCCTGCTCAGCGATTCCACTATATCTCAG CAGTGCAGGTAAAGCAGGAATGTAATGTTGGAGATGATGTAGAGGACCATGGCAACCCTCTGGatcagtggctctactccggaGGTCCAGTTTGTGTTCCATCCTCAACTCAGCTGAGCTACTCTCCAATGGGTTCCTCCTATCTTGATCAACATCCTCTGGATGGTAGCTTTAGCACTGGACATGGGCTTCACTCAATATTCAACCCACCATCTCTGGATTTCTCCAAGCAGTCATACCAGGGACCTCCACAGAACCTATCCTACAATGGACAGCCCAGTCTTCCCAGTGACCTCGCCAGTGGGGGTAAATTGTCACCCCTTGTGTCAGAGCATGCAGCCTCTTTAACGGGAATTGGACATCATGGTTCTGCTGGAGGTGTTCATCCTGTGAATCAAATCTCTGCCCCAAGATATAACGAGGGCTACCTTAGCCCTTCCTTAGGTTCAAACCAGCCTGACCTAAGTTGCCCAAACCATTATACATCCAGTCCTGGTCATGCGGATCTGGCTGGGCTGCCAAAGTCATCCTCCTCTCTGGAGTCTCCTATCTCCCACCCCCCTTTGGCTTCTACAGTAGTGCCTTCTACCTCACCCTTAAACAGAGAAGCCCTTATAAACCTGAAGTCTGCCAAAACTCTGTCTCCTCAGGCAGATGGGACAAGTGGGACAGAGACCTCTTTGGGTCCTGGAGCTTCAGAAGATGACTCCTTGGATGGAAAGATGCTTAACATTAAACAAGAACCAGCAGAAGAGAAGGAGCTTAGTTTCCAGTCCATTGGGCTACAGGATATAACTCTTGATGATG tgaGTGAGATCATTGTCAGAGACTTGTTCCAGAGTCCGGACCCTTCAGAGGATGCTCATAACGTGCCATAG
- the LOC119264428 gene encoding uncharacterized protein LOC119264428, with protein sequence MCEAYKAYFGMPVGDQDKPWAPHFTCEHCKKTLEGWYRGEKRAMHFAVPRIWHEPTDHSTNCYFCMVDPSKRRTGKNATPVTYPDIPSSIAPVPHCPELPVPTPPDTATPPSEESSRSDTQEDVEDHDFSSCADEERKPYYPNQNDLNDLIRDLGLTKSNAELLTSRLKQWNLLDESVQVTGQRKRHQVFSTFFSHQDGLCFCNNVAGLFEAIGITCNPNEWRLFIDSSCKSLKAVQFHNGNKYPSLPVAHSVHLKEEYTSVKMLLGALKYDEYGWEVIGDFKMVSFLMGLQGGFTKYPCFICLWDSRDTKAHYHRRDWPQRTEFTVGKNNVKWESLVDPRKVLMPPLHIKLGLIKQFVRALDKESRAFNYLQDLFPKLPEAKIKAGVFVRPQIKKIIECSEFPKKLNRKERAAWNSFVAVVRGLLGNHKDENYVQLVQTLIKNYAAMGYRMSLKINILDAHLDKFKENMGAYSEEQGERFHQDIMNFERYQG encoded by the exons ATGTGTGAGGCCTACAAAGCATACTTCGGCATGCCTGTTGGTGACCAAGACAAACCATGGGCTCCTCATTTCACATGTGAGCACTGCAAGAAAACTCTTGAAG GTTGGTacaggggagagaagagagccaTGCATTTTGCTGTCCCAAGAATTTGGCATGAACCGACTGATCACTCAACAAATTGCTACTTCTGCATGGTGGACCCTTCCAAACGTCGCACTGGCAAAAATGCAACGCCTGTAACGTATCCTGACATTCCTTCATCTATTGCCCCAGTACCACACTGCCCTGAACTTCCTGTACCAACACCTCCAGACACagcaacaccaccttcagaagAAAGCAGCAGGTCAGACACCCAGGAAGATGTTGAAGATCACGATTTCTCTTCATGTGCAGATGAGGAGCGGAAGCCATACTACCCTAACCAAAATGACCTCAACGATCTGATCAGAGACCTTGGTCTCACCAAGTCCAACGCTGAGCTTCTGACATCAAGGCTCAAGCAATGGAACTTATTAGATGAAAGCGTCCAAGTCACAGGTCAGAGGAAGCGTCACCAAGTTTTTTCCACCTTCTTCAGTCATCAAGACGGACTGTGCTTCTGCAACAATGTGGCCGGTCTATTCGAGGCTATAGGTATCACCTGTAACCCGAATGAGTGGCGTCTCTTCATAGACAGCTCATGCAAGAGCCTCAAAGCCGTGCAGTTTCACAATGGGAACAAGTACCCATCTCTTCCTGTAGCTCACTCGGTGCACCTGAAAGAGGAATACACCAGTGtcaagatgttgctaggtgccTTGAAGTATGATGAGTACGGCTGGGAAGTTATTGGAGATTTCAAAATGGTGTCATTCCTGATGGGCCTCCAGGGTGGTTTTACTAAGTATCCTTGCTTTATTTGCCTTTGGGACAGCCGGGATACTAAAGCGCACTACCACAGGCGGGACTGGCCTCAGCGGACAGAGTTTACTGTGGGGAAGAACAATGTAAAGTGGGAGTCACTGGTGGACCCACGCAAggtgctgatgccaccactacaCATCAAGTTGGGGCTCATAAAACAATTTGTCAGGGCTCTGGATAAGGAGTCGAGAGCTTTCAATTACCTCCAAGATCTTTTCCCTAAGCTGCCTGAAGCAAAGATCAAAGCTGGTGTCTTCGTCCGACCACAAATCAAGAAGATCATAGAGTGCAGTGAATTTCCCAAGAAGCTGAATAGGAAGGAGAGAGCGGCTTGGAACAGTTTTGTCGCAGTGGTTCGCGGCTTGCTAGGCAATCATAAAGATGAAAACTATGTACAGCtggtccagactctgataaagaaCTATGCTGCAATGGGCTacaggatgtcactcaaaatcAATATCCTTGATGCTCATCTTGATAAGTTCAAAGAGAACATGGGAGCTTATTCAGAGGAGCAAGGCGAGCGCTTCCACCAGGACATTATGAACTTTGAACGTTACCAAGGATAA